The following coding sequences are from one Candidatus Nanopelagicus hibericus window:
- a CDS encoding thymidine kinase: protein MAELIYYCGTMDSGKSTLALQTAHNHRSRGREGVIFTSKDRAGKGLISSRLGLQIEALEVDADLNIHKLIVERLSIGGRITFIICDEAQFYTPEQIEQLAKIVDGLGIDVYAFGILSDFRTKLFPGSARLVELADRVQNLQVEALCWCGERATHNARIIDGKMVTEGEQVVVGDVSTASTVAYEVLCRRHHMRNVTSRVSNPATDQSLPFNGSER, encoded by the coding sequence ATGGCTGAGCTAATTTATTATTGCGGAACAATGGATAGCGGTAAGTCAACGCTTGCGCTGCAAACTGCACACAATCATCGCTCACGTGGACGTGAAGGAGTCATCTTCACCAGCAAGGATCGTGCCGGTAAAGGTTTAATTTCATCCAGACTAGGTTTACAAATCGAGGCATTAGAGGTTGATGCTGATTTGAATATACACAAATTAATTGTGGAGCGATTATCAATTGGCGGTCGGATAACTTTTATAATCTGCGATGAAGCCCAGTTTTATACTCCCGAGCAGATTGAACAGTTGGCGAAGATAGTTGATGGCCTCGGAATAGATGTTTACGCCTTCGGAATTCTCTCTGATTTTAGGACAAAACTGTTCCCTGGAAGCGCTCGGTTGGTTGAATTAGCTGATCGCGTACAAAATTTACAAGTAGAGGCACTTTGTTGGTGCGGTGAAAGAGCAACTCATAACGCTCGTATTATTGATGGCAAAATGGTGACTGAAGGCGAGCAGGTAGTTGTTGGTGATGTGAGTACCGCATCGACAGTTGCATATGAGGTTTTGTGCCGTCGCCATCACATGCGCAATGTGACCTCAAGAGTTTCAAATCCAGCAACAGACCAATCCTTACCATTTAATGGATCGGAACGATGA